The Ralstonia sp. RRA DNA segment CGTGAAGCTGGCAGCGTGCTACCGCATCTTTGCTCACCTCGGCTGGACCGAGCTGATCTACAACCACATCACCCTGCGCCTGCCGCTTGAAGACGGCACCAGCGAGGATGGCGGCCCGCATTTCCTCATCAACCCGTTCGGCCTGACGTATGCCGAGGTTTGCGCATCGAATCTCGTGAAGATCGATCTGCAAGGCAACGCGCAGCGCGCAGCGGGTCAGCCCGACTGGCCGGTCAATCCGGCTGGCTTTACGGTGCATGCGGCCATCCATGCCGGTATTCCGGGCGCGCATTGCGTCATGCACACGCACACCACCGCTGGCATGGCCGTGGCCTGCGCACGTGACGGCCTGTCGATCAGCAACTTCTACGCTGCGCAATTACACGGCAAGGTGGCGTACCACGACTTCGAGGGCATCACTGTGCATGCCGATGAAGGCCCGCGCCTGGTGCAGAACATCGGCGACAAGCCTGCGGTGATCCTGCGCAACCACGGCCTGCTTGCGTGGGGCGATTCGATTGCGCGGGCGTTTGCCGTGCTGTGGCTGCTCAACCGCGCTTGCGAGATCCAACTGGCTTCCACATCGATGGGCCCTGTTCTGGAGATTCCCGAGGCGATTGCGCGCAATTGCACGCGCGACTCCTTGCAGTTCAACCCGAACTTCGGCGCGGGCGAAGACGTGTTTGCGGCACTCACCCGCACCATTGATCGCATCGACCCGTCCTACCGTTCCTGATTCTTTTCCCCTCTTCCAAGCACATGACACGCATCTGCATCGTGGGCGCCGGCGCTGTCGGCGGGTATCTGGGCGCGAAGCTCGCGCTGGCGGGCGAATCCATCAGC contains these protein-coding regions:
- a CDS encoding class II aldolase/adducin family protein; protein product: MTVLSLNPDAGSDIQAHRPAWCGPREWVARVKLAACYRIFAHLGWTELIYNHITLRLPLEDGTSEDGGPHFLINPFGLTYAEVCASNLVKIDLQGNAQRAAGQPDWPVNPAGFTVHAAIHAGIPGAHCVMHTHTTAGMAVACARDGLSISNFYAAQLHGKVAYHDFEGITVHADEGPRLVQNIGDKPAVILRNHGLLAWGDSIARAFAVLWLLNRACEIQLASTSMGPVLEIPEAIARNCTRDSLQFNPNFGAGEDVFAALTRTIDRIDPSYRS